The following are encoded together in the Pseudomonas sediminis genome:
- a CDS encoding alkene reductase, giving the protein MPTLFDPIQIGDLQLNNRIIMAPLTRCRADEGRVPNALMAEYYTQRASAGLIISEATAVTPMGVGYPDTPGIWSDEQIRGWSNITQAVHANGGKIVLQLWHVGRISDPIYLNGELPVAPSAIQPAGHVSLVRPIKEFVTPRALETEEIADIVEAYRQGAENAMAAGFDGVEIHGANGYLLDQFLQSSTNQRTDRYGGSVENRARLLLEVTDAAISVWGAGRVGVHLAPRADAHDMSDANRAETFGYVARELGKRGIAFICAREKSGDDSLTPQLKKEFGGVFIANERFTKDQANAWLAEGNADAVAFGIPFIANPDLPQRLEQNAALNEPHPETFYGSGPVGYIDYPRL; this is encoded by the coding sequence ATGCCTACACTGTTCGACCCCATCCAGATCGGCGACCTACAGCTGAACAACCGCATCATCATGGCACCGCTGACCCGCTGCCGCGCCGACGAAGGCCGTGTGCCCAACGCGCTGATGGCTGAGTACTACACCCAGCGCGCCTCGGCTGGGCTGATCATCAGCGAAGCCACCGCTGTCACGCCGATGGGCGTCGGCTACCCGGACACTCCCGGCATCTGGTCGGATGAGCAGATTCGTGGCTGGAGCAACATCACCCAGGCAGTCCATGCCAACGGCGGCAAGATCGTCCTGCAGCTGTGGCACGTCGGACGCATCTCCGACCCGATCTACCTGAACGGTGAACTGCCGGTGGCGCCAAGCGCCATCCAGCCTGCCGGCCACGTCAGCCTGGTGCGCCCGATCAAGGAGTTCGTCACCCCACGTGCTCTGGAGACCGAAGAGATCGCCGATATCGTCGAGGCGTATCGTCAGGGCGCCGAAAACGCCATGGCCGCCGGTTTCGATGGTGTGGAAATCCACGGTGCCAACGGCTATCTGCTCGACCAGTTCCTACAAAGCAGCACCAACCAGCGCACCGACCGCTACGGCGGCAGCGTCGAGAACCGTGCGCGCCTGCTGCTGGAAGTGACCGATGCCGCCATCTCGGTATGGGGCGCCGGTCGCGTCGGTGTGCATCTGGCGCCGCGTGCCGACGCTCACGACATGAGCGATGCCAACCGTGCCGAAACCTTCGGCTACGTCGCCCGTGAACTGGGCAAACGTGGTATCGCCTTCATCTGCGCCCGTGAGAAATCCGGCGACGACAGCCTGACACCGCAACTGAAGAAGGAATTCGGCGGCGTGTTTATCGCCAACGAGCGCTTCACCAAGGATCAGGCCAATGCCTGGCTGGCAGAAGGCAATGCCGATGCCGTGGCCTTCGGCATCCCCTTCATCGCCAACCCGGACCTGCCGCAGCGCCTGGAGCAGAACGCCGCGCTAAACGAGCCGCACCCGGAAACCTTCTACGGTTCCGGCCCGGTCGGTTATATCGACTATCCGCGTCTGTAA
- a CDS encoding ATPase codes for MRNDANDELDNLPSLTPERREEFAEPREEPAPRSSRATSSKAPVVKGASTGPLWALVGALSFALAGLGWWSLQQIGLMEQRLVATQESFARISEEAAGRIQDISGKVVATESNVTSGSEALKLQVKQLETRLAELSKQQQQSATAQSALDKRVEQLGTELKSGIGASADFDKRLQALSTEQAALKAAQGDAKATQAELAKLDTRIKGLGGDIEALKKQGNPAQAIRSLEQDLLVLRSELDNRPAASAGPNTAEFDAFRAQMTRNINTLQSQVVNLQQQINQR; via the coding sequence ATGCGCAACGACGCCAACGACGAACTCGACAATCTGCCCAGCCTGACCCCGGAGCGCCGCGAGGAGTTTGCCGAGCCGCGCGAAGAGCCCGCGCCGCGCAGCAGCCGCGCTACCAGCAGCAAGGCTCCAGTGGTCAAGGGCGCCAGTACCGGGCCGCTGTGGGCGCTGGTGGGTGCACTGAGTTTCGCTCTGGCTGGCCTGGGCTGGTGGAGCCTGCAGCAGATCGGCTTGATGGAGCAGCGCCTGGTGGCGACCCAGGAGAGCTTCGCTCGCATCAGCGAGGAGGCGGCAGGACGCATTCAGGATATTTCCGGCAAGGTGGTGGCGACCGAATCCAACGTCACCAGCGGTAGCGAGGCGCTCAAGCTGCAGGTCAAGCAGCTGGAAACGCGTCTGGCCGAGCTGAGCAAGCAGCAACAGCAGAGCGCCACGGCGCAGTCTGCGCTGGACAAGCGCGTCGAGCAGTTGGGTACAGAGCTCAAGAGCGGAATCGGCGCCAGCGCCGATTTCGACAAGCGCCTGCAGGCGCTTTCCACCGAGCAGGCGGCACTGAAGGCCGCGCAAGGCGATGCCAAGGCAACCCAGGCCGAACTGGCCAAGCTCGATACCCGTATCAAGGGGCTCGGCGGCGATATCGAGGCGCTGAAAAAACAGGGTAATCCGGCCCAGGCCATCCGCAGCCTTGAGCAGGACCTGCTGGTGCTGCGTAGCGAGCTGGACAATCGCCCGGCTGCCAGTGCCGGCCCGAATACTGCCGAGTTCGATGCCTTCCGCGCGCAGATGACGCGCAACATCAATACCCTGCAGAGCCAGGTGGTGAATCTGCAGCAGCAGATCAATCAGCGCTAA
- a CDS encoding NAD-dependent epimerase/dehydratase family protein: MKILVTGASGFIGGRFARFALEQGLAVRVNGRRAEGVQHLIKRGAEFVQGDLGDAELAQALCQDVEAVVHCAGAVGVWGDYAHFHQANVTVTENIVDACLKQKVQRLVHLSSPSIYFDGKSHVDIREEQVPERFSDHYGKTKYLAEQQVFAAQEFGLEVIALRPRFVTGAGDTSIFPRLIGMQRKGRLAIIGNGLNKVDFTNVHNLNDALLSALQVDGAALGQVYNISNGAPVPLWDVVNYVLRRLELPPVTRHVPFPLAYAAATLNEGVCRVLPGRPEPSLFRLGVAVMARDFSLNIDRAREFLGYAPRASLWDALDEFCTWWQAQMGPQA, encoded by the coding sequence ATGAAGATTCTGGTCACCGGCGCGAGTGGCTTCATCGGTGGGCGCTTCGCTCGTTTTGCGCTCGAGCAAGGGCTGGCCGTGCGGGTCAATGGCCGCCGCGCAGAAGGTGTGCAGCACCTGATCAAGCGTGGCGCCGAGTTCGTTCAGGGCGACCTCGGTGATGCTGAGCTGGCGCAGGCCTTGTGCCAGGATGTCGAGGCCGTGGTGCACTGCGCCGGCGCGGTTGGCGTATGGGGCGATTACGCGCACTTTCATCAAGCCAACGTCACGGTCACCGAGAATATCGTCGACGCCTGCCTCAAGCAGAAGGTCCAGCGCCTAGTGCATCTGTCCTCGCCGTCGATCTATTTCGATGGCAAGTCCCATGTCGATATCCGCGAGGAGCAGGTGCCCGAACGCTTCTCCGATCACTATGGCAAGACCAAGTACCTGGCCGAGCAGCAGGTGTTCGCTGCTCAGGAGTTTGGTCTGGAGGTGATCGCCCTGCGTCCGCGCTTCGTCACCGGCGCGGGCGATACCAGCATATTCCCACGCTTGATCGGCATGCAGCGCAAGGGTCGCCTGGCGATCATCGGCAATGGCCTGAACAAGGTCGACTTCACCAACGTGCACAATCTCAACGATGCCCTGCTCAGCGCGCTGCAGGTGGACGGGGCGGCGCTCGGCCAGGTGTACAACATCAGCAATGGCGCGCCGGTACCGCTGTGGGACGTGGTCAATTATGTGTTGCGTCGCCTGGAGCTGCCGCCAGTGACGCGGCATGTACCGTTCCCGCTGGCCTATGCTGCGGCGACGCTCAACGAAGGCGTATGCCGGGTACTGCCCGGGCGGCCAGAGCCAAGTCTGTTTCGCCTCGGCGTGGCGGTGATGGCCAGGGATTTTTCCCTGAACATCGATCGCGCCCGCGAGTTCCTTGGCTACGCGCCCCGAGCCAGCCTGTGGGATGCGCTGGATGAGTTCTGCACCTGGTGGCAGGCGCAGATGGGGCCTCAGGCGTAG
- a CDS encoding LysR family transcriptional regulator ArgP, whose translation MFDYKLLAALAAVVEQAGFERAAQVLGLSQSAVSQRIKLLEARVGQPVLVRATPPAPTETGRRLLNHVQQVRLLERDLQGQVPGLDEQALPERLRIAINADSLATWWATATAEFCADQQVLMELVVEDQEVGLKRMRAGEVAGCVCAAERPVAGARSLALGAMRYRALASPGFITRHFAAGVSAETLARAPAIVYGPDDQLQHRYLASLGVTGAFAYHLCPSSEGFVRLTEGGLGWGLVPELQVREELAGGRLVDLVPEHCIDVPLYWHHWRNGGELLGELTEQLRRHSASVLVPLHP comes from the coding sequence TTGTTCGATTACAAACTTCTCGCTGCGCTGGCGGCGGTGGTGGAGCAGGCCGGCTTCGAGCGTGCTGCGCAGGTGCTGGGGCTGTCGCAGTCGGCGGTGTCGCAGCGCATCAAGTTGCTCGAAGCACGGGTCGGCCAGCCGGTGCTGGTCCGCGCGACGCCACCAGCGCCAACCGAAACTGGCCGGCGTCTGCTCAACCACGTGCAGCAGGTACGCCTGCTCGAGCGCGACCTGCAGGGCCAGGTGCCAGGGCTGGACGAGCAGGCCTTGCCCGAGCGCCTGCGCATCGCCATCAACGCCGACAGCCTGGCGACCTGGTGGGCGACGGCGACGGCCGAGTTCTGCGCCGACCAGCAAGTGCTGATGGAGTTGGTGGTGGAAGATCAGGAAGTGGGCCTCAAGCGCATGCGCGCCGGTGAAGTAGCCGGTTGCGTGTGTGCTGCCGAGCGCCCAGTAGCGGGTGCGCGCAGCCTGGCGCTGGGCGCGATGCGTTATCGCGCGCTGGCCAGCCCGGGCTTCATCACCCGGCATTTTGCCGCAGGCGTCAGCGCCGAAACCCTGGCGCGGGCACCGGCCATCGTCTACGGCCCGGATGATCAGTTGCAGCATCGCTACCTGGCGAGCCTCGGTGTCACTGGCGCCTTCGCCTATCATCTGTGCCCCTCGTCCGAAGGCTTCGTGCGCCTGACCGAAGGCGGCCTCGGCTGGGGCCTGGTGCCGGAATTGCAGGTACGAGAAGAGCTGGCCGGCGGCAGGCTGGTGGACCTGGTGCCCGAGCACTGCATCGATGTGCCGTTGTACTGGCACCACTGGCGCAATGGCGGCGAATTGCTCGGCGAATTGACTGAGCAACTGCGTCGTCACTCCGCGTCGGTGCTGGTGCCGTTGCACCCGTGA
- a CDS encoding ACT domain-containing protein yields MSGETNLARLLQSMTPRLNPGQYVFCCVPAEHDCSGLQPIASLRETEGLSLVLTREVADAHGLHYDYIAAWITLEVHSSLAAVGLTASFSAALAQAGISCNVVAGFHHDHIFVPNERAEKALSSLRALSAASIPESA; encoded by the coding sequence ATGTCTGGCGAAACCAACCTCGCACGCCTGCTGCAGAGCATGACGCCGCGGCTCAATCCCGGTCAGTACGTGTTCTGCTGCGTCCCGGCCGAGCATGACTGCAGCGGCCTGCAGCCCATCGCTAGCCTGCGCGAAACCGAAGGACTGAGCCTGGTACTGACGCGCGAAGTCGCCGACGCCCATGGCCTGCACTACGACTACATCGCTGCCTGGATCACCCTTGAGGTGCATTCGTCGCTGGCTGCCGTAGGCCTCACAGCATCCTTCTCTGCCGCCCTGGCGCAAGCGGGGATCAGTTGCAACGTGGTCGCCGGCTTTCATCACGACCATATCTTCGTGCCCAACGAGCGCGCCGAAAAGGCGCTGTCCAGCCTGCGCGCTCTGTCGGCGGCGTCGATACCGGAGTCAGCGTGA
- a CDS encoding LysE/ArgO family amino acid transporter, protein MWQSYSNGLLVAIGLIMAIGAQNAFVLAQSLRREHHLPVAALCIVCDALLVAAGVFGLATLLAQSPTLLAIARWGGAAFLLWYGSQALLRAARPQSLQAAGSEPRSLRAVMLAALAVTLLNPHVYLDTVLLIGSLGAQQPEPGAYAAGAASASFLWFATLALGAAWLAPWLARPLTWRLIDLGVAAMMFAVAAQLILGTL, encoded by the coding sequence ATGTGGCAGAGCTATAGCAACGGTCTGTTGGTGGCCATCGGCCTGATCATGGCCATCGGCGCGCAGAATGCCTTCGTCCTGGCGCAGAGCCTGCGCCGGGAACACCATCTGCCGGTGGCCGCCCTGTGCATCGTCTGCGATGCCCTGCTGGTGGCTGCTGGTGTGTTCGGCCTGGCCACCCTGCTGGCGCAGAGCCCGACCTTGCTGGCCATCGCTCGCTGGGGCGGTGCTGCCTTCCTGCTCTGGTACGGCAGCCAGGCGCTGCTGCGCGCTGCGCGCCCGCAATCACTGCAAGCGGCAGGTAGCGAGCCGCGCTCATTGCGCGCGGTGATGCTCGCAGCACTGGCGGTCACCCTGCTCAACCCGCATGTCTATCTGGATACCGTGCTGCTGATCGGCTCGCTCGGCGCCCAGCAACCAGAACCTGGCGCCTATGCCGCAGGAGCTGCCAGCGCCTCCTTTCTCTGGTTTGCCACCCTGGCACTTGGCGCCGCCTGGCTTGCGCCCTGGCTGGCCAGGCCACTGACCTGGCGCCTGATCGACCTCGGCGTGGCGGCGATGATGTTCGCGGTGGCGGCGCAGTTGATCTTGGGAACGCTTTAG
- the putA gene encoding trifunctional transcriptional regulator/proline dehydrogenase/L-glutamate gamma-semialdehyde dehydrogenase, with protein sequence MATTTLGVKLDDATRERLKKAAAQIDRTPHWMIKQAIFNYLEQVESGLTPAEHAGLAAAAGEEALESLTEQGLQVFLDFAESILPQSVLRAAITSAYRRPETEVVPMLLEQARLNPEQAEASQKLALGIAEKLRNQKNASGRQGLVQGLLQEFSLSSQEGVALMCLAEALLRIPDKATRDALIRDKIANGNWSQHLGQSPSMFVNAASWGLLITGKLVSTHTEAGMTSALNRIIGKSGEPVIRKGVDMAMRLMGEQFVTGETIAEALANASTLEAKGFRYSYDMLGEAALTEEDAKRYLASYEQAIHAIGKASHGRGIYEGPGISIKLSALHPRYSRAQYERVMDELYPTLLGLTQLAKQYDIGLNIDAEEADRLELSLDLLERLCFEPSLAGWNGIGFVIQAYQKRCPYVIDYVIDLAKRSRHRLMIRLVKGAYWDSEIKLAQVNGLEGYPVYTRKPYTDVSYLACARKLLAAPEAIYPQFATHNAHSLSAIYQLAGQNYYPGQYEFQCLHGMGEPLYEQVVGKIADGKLNRPCRIYAPVGSHETLLAYLVRRLLENGANTSFVNRIADHSISLKDLVLDPVLQVEQMAAQEGTIGLPHPRIPLPRDLYGKERVNSSGLDLANEHRLGSLSSALLSTANHCYLAEPMLGCDGANPGEPEPVRNPADHRDLVGHVREASVKDVDSAILCALASGQIWQSTLPAERAAVLERAADLMEAELQQLMGLLVRESGKTFANAIAEVREAVDFLRYYAIQARSFGNDSHRPLGPVVCISPWNFPLAIFSGQVAAALAAGNTVLAKPAEQTPLIAAQAVRILLEAGVPAGAVQLLPGRGETVGARLVGDERVRGVMFTGSTEVAGILQRNIAGRLDAQGRTIPLIAETGGLNAMIVDSSALTEQVVMDVVASAFDSAGQRCSALRVLCVQDDVADRVLTMLKGAMAEYTLGNPERLNTDIGPVIDAEAKAGIDTHIAKLREKGRKVTQLARVNGEEIKRGTFVVPTLIELDSFDEMKREIFGPVLHVVRYQRADLGKLLQQINDSGYGLTLGVHTRIDETIAQVVGTAKVGNLYVNRNMVGAVVGVQPFGGEGLSGTGPKAGGPLYLYRLLSTRPQEAVAQYLQQAEVQALPVPSELDKVRSAFADWAGKQEPAIAALFEHYRALSQSYSSHVLTGPTGERNSYTLLPREHVLNLADERGDLLTQLAATLAVGSRAIWLEGQRALYAELPKEVQKHIQLVTDWNSVDVELDAILHHGDSDQLRAVSEQAAQRKGAIVGVHGLNKGETDIALERLLVEHALSVNTAAAGGNASLMTIG encoded by the coding sequence ATGGCTACTACCACTCTTGGCGTAAAACTCGACGATGCCACCCGCGAACGCCTGAAAAAGGCCGCCGCGCAGATCGACCGCACGCCGCACTGGATGATCAAGCAGGCGATCTTCAATTATCTGGAGCAAGTCGAGAGTGGCCTGACGCCCGCCGAGCATGCCGGCCTGGCCGCAGCCGCCGGTGAAGAAGCCCTGGAATCGCTGACCGAACAGGGTCTGCAGGTGTTCCTCGATTTCGCCGAAAGCATCCTCCCGCAGTCGGTGCTGCGCGCCGCCATCACCAGCGCCTACCGCCGCCCGGAAACCGAAGTGGTACCGATGCTGCTGGAGCAGGCGCGCCTGAACCCGGAGCAAGCCGAGGCCTCGCAGAAGCTGGCCCTGGGCATCGCCGAGAAGCTGCGCAACCAGAAAAACGCCAGCGGCCGTCAGGGCCTGGTGCAGGGCCTGCTGCAGGAGTTCTCGCTGTCATCGCAGGAAGGCGTGGCCCTGATGTGCCTGGCCGAAGCCCTGCTGCGCATCCCCGACAAGGCCACCCGCGACGCGCTGATTCGCGACAAAATCGCCAACGGCAACTGGAGCCAGCACCTCGGCCAGAGCCCGTCGATGTTCGTCAACGCGGCGAGCTGGGGCCTGCTGATCACCGGCAAACTGGTCTCGACCCACACCGAAGCCGGCATGACCTCGGCGCTCAACCGCATCATCGGCAAGAGCGGTGAGCCGGTGATCCGCAAGGGCGTGGACATGGCCATGCGCCTGATGGGCGAGCAGTTCGTCACTGGCGAAACCATCGCCGAAGCCCTGGCCAACGCCTCCACCCTGGAAGCCAAGGGCTTCCGCTACTCCTACGACATGCTCGGTGAAGCCGCGCTGACCGAGGAAGACGCCAAGCGCTACCTAGCCTCCTACGAGCAGGCCATCCATGCCATCGGCAAAGCCTCGCACGGTCGCGGCATCTACGAGGGCCCGGGCATCTCGATCAAGCTTTCCGCCCTGCACCCACGCTACAGCCGCGCCCAGTACGAGCGCGTGATGGACGAGCTGTACCCGACCCTGCTGGGCCTGACCCAATTGGCCAAGCAGTACGACATCGGCCTCAACATCGACGCCGAGGAAGCCGACCGCCTGGAGCTGTCGCTGGACCTGCTCGAGCGCCTGTGCTTCGAGCCGAGCCTGGCCGGCTGGAACGGCATCGGCTTTGTCATCCAGGCCTACCAGAAGCGCTGCCCGTACGTGATCGACTACGTCATCGACCTGGCCAAGCGCAGCCGCCACCGCCTGATGATCCGCCTGGTAAAAGGCGCCTACTGGGACAGCGAGATCAAGCTGGCCCAGGTCAACGGCCTCGAAGGCTACCCGGTGTACACCCGCAAGCCTTATACCGACGTGTCTTACCTGGCCTGCGCACGCAAGCTGCTGGCCGCGCCGGAAGCGATCTACCCGCAGTTCGCCACCCACAACGCCCATTCGCTGTCGGCCATCTATCAGTTGGCCGGGCAGAACTACTACCCGGGTCAGTACGAGTTCCAGTGCCTGCACGGCATGGGCGAGCCGCTGTACGAGCAGGTGGTCGGCAAGATCGCCGACGGCAAGCTGAACCGCCCGTGCCGCATTTACGCGCCAGTGGGCAGCCATGAAACCCTGCTGGCCTATCTGGTGCGCCGCCTGCTGGAAAACGGCGCCAACACCAGCTTCGTCAACCGCATCGCCGACCACAGCATCTCACTGAAAGACCTGGTGCTCGACCCAGTGCTGCAGGTCGAGCAGATGGCCGCGCAGGAAGGCACGATTGGTCTGCCGCACCCGCGCATCCCGCTGCCGCGTGATCTGTATGGCAAGGAGCGGGTCAACTCGTCGGGCCTGGATCTGGCCAACGAACACCGCCTCGGCTCGCTGTCCTCGGCGCTGCTGTCGACCGCCAACCACTGCTATCTGGCCGAGCCGATGCTCGGTTGCGATGGCGCCAATCCGGGCGAGCCGGAGCCAGTGCGCAACCCGGCCGATCACCGCGACCTGGTTGGCCATGTGCGCGAAGCCAGCGTCAAGGATGTCGACAGCGCCATCCTCTGCGCCCTAGCCAGCGGCCAGATCTGGCAGTCCACCCTGCCGGCCGAGCGTGCCGCCGTACTGGAGCGCGCCGCCGACCTGATGGAAGCCGAGCTGCAGCAACTGATGGGCCTGCTGGTGCGTGAGTCCGGCAAGACCTTCGCCAACGCCATCGCCGAAGTGCGCGAGGCGGTGGACTTCCTGCGTTACTACGCGATCCAGGCACGCAGCTTCGGCAATGACAGCCACCGCCCGCTGGGCCCGGTGGTGTGCATCAGCCCGTGGAACTTTCCCCTGGCGATCTTCAGTGGCCAGGTGGCCGCTGCACTGGCCGCCGGCAACACCGTGCTGGCCAAGCCGGCGGAACAGACGCCGCTGATCGCTGCGCAAGCCGTGCGTATTCTGCTCGAGGCCGGCGTACCGGCTGGCGCCGTACAACTGCTGCCGGGTCGTGGCGAAACCGTCGGCGCGCGCCTGGTGGGTGACGAGCGTGTGCGCGGGGTGATGTTCACCGGTTCCACCGAAGTGGCCGGCATCCTCCAGCGCAACATCGCCGGTCGCCTGGATGCCCAGGGCCGCACCATCCCGCTGATCGCCGAAACCGGCGGCCTCAACGCCATGATCGTCGACTCCTCGGCGCTGACCGAGCAGGTGGTGATGGACGTGGTCGCTTCCGCCTTCGACAGCGCCGGCCAGCGCTGCTCGGCCCTGCGCGTGCTGTGCGTGCAGGACGACGTGGCCGACCGCGTGCTGACCATGCTCAAGGGCGCCATGGCCGAGTACACACTCGGCAACCCGGAACGCCTGAACACCGACATCGGCCCGGTGATCGACGCCGAAGCCAAGGCTGGCATCGACACCCACATCGCCAAGCTGCGCGAGAAAGGCCGCAAGGTTACCCAACTGGCGCGCGTCAACGGTGAGGAGATCAAGCGCGGCACTTTCGTCGTGCCGACCCTGATCGAGCTGGACAGCTTCGACGAGATGAAGCGCGAAATCTTCGGCCCGGTGCTGCACGTGGTGCGCTACCAGCGCGCGGACCTGGGCAAGCTGCTGCAGCAGATCAACGACAGCGGCTACGGCCTGACCCTCGGCGTGCACACCCGCATCGACGAGACCATCGCTCAGGTGGTCGGCACCGCCAAGGTCGGTAACCTGTATGTGAACCGCAACATGGTCGGCGCCGTAGTCGGCGTACAGCCCTTCGGTGGCGAAGGTCTGTCCGGCACCGGCCCGAAAGCCGGTGGCCCGCTGTACCTCTATCGCCTGCTCTCGACCCGCCCGCAGGAGGCCGTCGCCCAGTACCTGCAACAGGCCGAGGTGCAAGCCCTGCCGGTGCCGAGCGAGCTGGACAAGGTGCGCAGTGCCTTCGCCGACTGGGCAGGCAAGCAGGAGCCGGCCATCGCCGCACTGTTCGAGCACTACCGTGCGCTGTCGCAGAGTTACAGCAGCCACGTGCTGACCGGCCCGACCGGCGAGCGCAACAGCTACACCCTGCTGCCGCGCGAGCACGTACTGAACCTGGCCGACGAGCGTGGTGACCTGCTGACTCAGCTGGCTGCCACCCTGGCCGTCGGCAGCCGGGCGATCTGGCTGGAAGGCCAACGCGCGCTGTACGCCGAACTGCCGAAGGAGGTGCAGAAGCACATCCAGCTGGTGACCGACTGGAACAGCGTCGACGTGGAGCTGGACGCCATCCTGCACCATGGCGACTCCGACCAGCTGCGCGCAGTCAGCGAGCAAGCCGCGCAGCGCAAGGGTGCCATCGTCGGTGTACACGGCCTGAACAAGGGCGAGACCGACATCGCTCTGGAACGTCTGCTGGTGGAGCACGCCCTGAGCGTCAACACCGCTGCGGCTGGCGGCAACGCCAGCCTGATGACCATCGGCTGA
- the arcD gene encoding arginine-ornithine antiporter produces the protein MSDSTQKLRLGALIALVVGSMVGGGIFSLPQNIAASASAGATLIGWLITGVGMLTLAFVFQSLANRKPELDGGVYAYAKAGFGDYMGFSSAWGYWISAWIGNVSYMVLLFSTLGYFFPVFGEGNTLPAVICASVLLWLLHFLVLRGIKEAAFINTVTTIAKMLPLALFIVIAAIAFKLDVFTADFWGRGNTELGSVMDQVRNMMLVTVWVFIGIEGASIFSARAEKRSDVGKATVIGFVGVLLLLVLVNILSQGIMAQAELAGLKNPSMAGVLEQVVGPWGAQLISIGLIVSLAGALLSWTLLCAEILFASARDHTMPAFLRKENANHVPANALWLSNGLIQLFLIITLFSASTYLSLLYLATSMILVPYFWSSAYAVLLAVRGETYENAAGERNKDLLIAAISTLYAVWLVYAAGVQYLLLSALLYAPGAILFAKAKRELGQPIFTGVEKLIFVAVLIGAAIAAYGLYDGFLSL, from the coding sequence ATGTCTGATTCGACGCAAAAACTCCGCCTTGGCGCGCTGATCGCGCTGGTCGTCGGCTCCATGGTCGGCGGCGGTATCTTCTCGCTTCCGCAAAATATCGCCGCCAGCGCCAGCGCCGGCGCTACCCTGATCGGCTGGCTGATCACCGGGGTCGGCATGCTGACCCTGGCGTTCGTGTTCCAGTCCCTGGCTAACCGCAAGCCCGAACTCGACGGCGGGGTGTACGCCTACGCCAAGGCCGGTTTCGGCGACTACATGGGCTTCTCCTCAGCCTGGGGCTACTGGATCAGCGCCTGGATCGGCAACGTCAGCTACATGGTGCTGCTGTTTTCCACTTTGGGTTACTTCTTCCCGGTATTTGGCGAAGGCAACACCCTGCCGGCAGTGATCTGCGCCTCGGTGCTGCTCTGGCTGCTGCACTTTCTGGTGCTGCGCGGGATCAAGGAAGCGGCCTTCATCAACACCGTCACCACCATCGCCAAGATGCTGCCGCTGGCGCTGTTCATCGTCATCGCCGCCATCGCCTTCAAGCTCGACGTATTCACTGCGGACTTCTGGGGCCGCGGCAATACCGAGCTGGGCAGCGTGATGGATCAGGTGCGCAACATGATGCTGGTCACCGTCTGGGTGTTCATCGGCATCGAAGGCGCGAGCATCTTCTCCGCTCGCGCCGAGAAGCGCAGCGATGTCGGCAAGGCCACGGTGATCGGCTTCGTCGGTGTGCTTCTGCTGCTGGTTCTGGTCAATATCCTGTCCCAGGGCATCATGGCCCAAGCCGAACTGGCCGGGCTTAAGAACCCATCCATGGCCGGCGTGCTGGAGCAGGTGGTCGGCCCCTGGGGTGCACAGTTGATTTCGATCGGCCTGATCGTCTCACTGGCAGGCGCCTTGCTGTCGTGGACGCTGCTTTGCGCCGAGATTCTCTTCGCCAGCGCCCGCGACCACACCATGCCGGCGTTCCTGCGCAAGGAGAACGCCAACCACGTTCCGGCCAACGCGCTGTGGCTGTCCAACGGGCTGATCCAGCTGTTCCTGATCATCACCCTGTTCAGCGCCTCCACCTACCTCAGCCTGCTGTACCTGGCCACCTCGATGATCCTGGTGCCGTACTTCTGGTCCAGCGCCTACGCGGTATTGCTGGCGGTACGCGGCGAGACCTACGAGAACGCGGCCGGTGAGCGCAACAAGGATCTGCTGATCGCCGCCATCTCCACCCTGTACGCGGTGTGGCTGGTGTATGCCGCCGGCGTGCAGTACCTGCTGCTCTCGGCGCTGCTCTATGCCCCTGGCGCGATCCTCTTCGCCAAGGCCAAGCGCGAGCTGGGGCAGCCCATCTTCACCGGCGTCGAGAAATTGATTTTTGTCGCCGTACTGATCGGTGCCGCCATCGCCGCCTACGGGCTGTATGACGGTTTCCTGAGTCTGTGA